A genomic region of Actinomycetes bacterium contains the following coding sequences:
- the xth gene encoding exodeoxyribonuclease III produces the protein MLIATWNVNSLNARMPRVTEWLEAVEPDVLCLQETKLADDKFPAIDFAALGYESVHNGEGRWNGVAVLSKVGIEDVVAGFDDDREPDPDARALWATCGGVRVCSVYVPNGRELDHDHYRYKLDWLGRLRDHLDRHHSPDERLVVLGDWNIAPADDDVWSIDAFEGHTHVSAPERDALANVKQWGLVDTLRDRFAEPGIFSYWDYRNGDFHKKRGMRIDYLLCSEALASTSRADLIDRNARKGQKPSDHAPVMGLFET, from the coding sequence GTGCTGATTGCCACCTGGAACGTCAACTCGCTCAACGCACGGATGCCGCGGGTTACCGAATGGCTGGAGGCGGTCGAACCCGATGTGCTGTGCCTGCAGGAGACCAAGCTGGCCGATGACAAGTTCCCCGCGATCGACTTCGCGGCTCTGGGCTACGAGTCGGTGCACAACGGCGAGGGACGGTGGAACGGCGTGGCAGTGCTGTCGAAGGTGGGCATCGAGGATGTGGTCGCGGGCTTTGATGATGACCGCGAACCGGATCCCGATGCGCGGGCGCTCTGGGCGACGTGCGGGGGCGTTCGTGTGTGCTCGGTGTACGTGCCCAACGGTCGAGAGCTCGATCACGACCACTACCGCTACAAGCTCGACTGGTTGGGCCGACTGCGCGACCACCTCGACCGCCACCATTCGCCCGACGAGCGTCTCGTGGTGCTCGGCGACTGGAACATCGCCCCGGCCGACGACGACGTGTGGAGCATTGATGCCTTCGAGGGCCACACCCACGTGAGTGCGCCAGAGCGTGATGCGTTGGCGAATGTGAAGCAGTGGGGACTGGTGGACACACTCCGGGACCGGTTCGCGGAGCCCGGCATCTTCAGCTATTGGGACTACCGCAACGGCGACTTCCACAAGAAGCGCGGAATGCGCATCGACTACCTGCTCTGCAGTGAGGCCCTCGCATCCACGAGCCGGGCCGACCTGATCGACCGCAATGCCCGAAAGGGCCAGAAGCCATCGGATCACGCACCGGTGATGGGCCTGTTCGAGACCTGA
- a CDS encoding PaaI family thioesterase yields the protein MQDHEENPRSVRVDGIAGLAATPERVELRRLAAAMRAITTRLVSTTAEPDELADAATQLEAIAESLSQLPVGHTYEGFSEAANAGAAMRAMAQMRDEDDPERFGFFDHSPLIGLSNPLSPPMIMDHDPADSTMLRASVNFGPAYEGPPGCVHGGYVAAIFDELLGATQSLSGIQGMTAHLEIDYRSPTPLGEDLRLRGWLDGTEGRKIWARATLHAGDRLCAEAMALFLAFRPGTFEEMLQARDG from the coding sequence ATGCAAGACCACGAAGAGAACCCCCGCAGCGTCCGCGTCGACGGAATCGCCGGGCTGGCAGCGACCCCCGAACGCGTCGAGTTGCGCCGGCTGGCCGCCGCCATGCGCGCGATCACGACCAGACTCGTCTCCACCACGGCCGAGCCTGACGAACTCGCCGACGCGGCCACCCAGCTGGAGGCGATCGCCGAGTCGCTTTCGCAATTGCCGGTCGGGCATACCTACGAGGGCTTCAGCGAGGCTGCCAACGCAGGTGCCGCGATGCGGGCCATGGCGCAGATGCGCGACGAAGACGACCCCGAGCGGTTCGGCTTCTTTGACCACAGTCCGCTCATCGGGCTGTCCAACCCGCTGTCTCCGCCCATGATCATGGACCACGATCCGGCCGACTCGACCATGCTGCGCGCGTCGGTCAACTTCGGCCCGGCCTACGAAGGGCCGCCAGGTTGTGTGCACGGCGGCTACGTGGCAGCGATCTTCGACGAGTTGCTGGGTGCCACCCAGTCGTTGTCGGGCATCCAGGGCATGACGGCCCACCTCGAGATCGACTACCGCAGCCCCACCCCACTGGGTGAGGACCTCAGACTGCGCGGTTGGCTGGACGGTACCGAAGGGCGCAAGATCTGGGCGCGGGCCACACTGCACGCCGGCGACCGGCTGTGTGCGGAGGCAATGGCGCTGTTTCTCGCGTTCAGGCCCGGCACGTTCGAAGAGATGCTGCAAGCCCGCGACGGCTGA
- a CDS encoding ATP-dependent DNA helicase UvrD2, whose amino-acid sequence MSSTDNWRASDDVPDALDEREAQQTASLLKSLNEAQRSAVTSDATTLRILAGAGSGKTRVLTHRIAHRAITGDADPARVLAVTFTRKAASELRDRLARLGLREGVQAGTFHAVAWAQLRQRWEERGVRPPDLLDRKVGFVARLCPGRDRTLPLDMVSEIEWASARLVDPEAYPTAAARAHRRPPIDLDAVAGIYQSYVDAKKKKRMVDFDDLLRLAARDLEADPVHAAARRWRFRHIYVDEFQDVNPLQHRLLDSWLGPESSLCVVGDPNQAIYAWNGADASYLVDFERFHPGSETVALADNYRSTPEILAAANGVLAAGPSRLMRLRPNRAEGPRPTIRSWDDETAEARGIVRACRDKHRPGDPWRHQAVLVRTNAQAAVLAETFGAAGIPHRVRGAGALLDQPEVKEAMNTLRSAPSVDDFVADLERTVATGADDDGTNLTEERLANLAELVRLGREFLALEPTGTPAGFTAWLRSTLRDTDISSDAVEIVTFHAAKGLEWPIVHIAGLEKGYVPIHHAEDDPESVEEERRLLYVALTRARDELLCNHAARRAFGSRSLRRSPSPWLDDMRRGLGEAPRREPGRPSRRNKATKAALRERAVPRDEDRPLFESLRAWRKSQASAAGVPAFVVFNDETLRAVAAKRPSSNAELLDLPGIGAVKVERFGPDLLRLVAESQTAGAG is encoded by the coding sequence GTGAGCAGTACCGACAACTGGCGCGCATCCGACGACGTGCCCGATGCACTGGATGAGCGTGAAGCGCAGCAGACCGCCTCGCTGCTGAAGAGTCTCAACGAGGCTCAACGCAGCGCGGTCACCAGCGATGCCACGACCCTGCGGATCCTCGCGGGAGCAGGGTCGGGCAAGACCCGGGTGCTCACCCACCGCATAGCGCACCGCGCCATCACCGGCGATGCCGACCCGGCACGGGTGCTCGCTGTCACCTTCACCCGCAAGGCCGCCTCCGAGCTGCGCGATCGGCTCGCCCGGCTGGGCCTGCGCGAGGGCGTGCAGGCCGGCACGTTCCACGCCGTGGCATGGGCGCAGCTGCGCCAGCGTTGGGAGGAGCGCGGCGTGCGACCGCCCGACCTGCTCGACCGCAAGGTCGGATTCGTGGCCAGGCTCTGCCCCGGGCGCGACCGCACGCTCCCCCTCGACATGGTGTCGGAGATCGAATGGGCCTCCGCCAGGCTCGTCGACCCGGAGGCCTACCCCACGGCTGCGGCGCGCGCCCACCGGCGCCCTCCGATCGACCTCGACGCGGTCGCCGGGATCTACCAGAGCTACGTCGACGCCAAGAAGAAGAAGCGCATGGTCGACTTCGACGACCTGCTCCGTCTGGCAGCGCGCGACCTCGAGGCCGATCCGGTTCATGCCGCGGCGCGGCGGTGGCGCTTCCGGCACATCTACGTCGATGAGTTCCAGGACGTTAACCCGCTGCAGCACCGCTTGCTCGACTCATGGCTCGGCCCGGAATCATCTCTTTGCGTCGTGGGCGACCCAAACCAGGCGATCTACGCGTGGAACGGTGCCGATGCGTCCTACCTGGTCGACTTCGAGCGGTTCCATCCGGGGTCCGAGACCGTCGCCCTGGCAGACAACTACCGCTCCACTCCGGAGATCCTCGCCGCCGCCAACGGTGTGCTGGCCGCCGGCCCATCGCGGTTGATGCGGCTCCGCCCGAACCGGGCAGAGGGCCCGCGTCCCACGATCCGGTCGTGGGACGACGAGACCGCCGAGGCGCGCGGAATCGTCCGCGCCTGCCGCGACAAGCACCGGCCGGGTGATCCTTGGCGCCACCAGGCCGTTCTGGTCCGCACCAACGCGCAGGCTGCGGTGCTCGCCGAGACGTTCGGCGCCGCCGGGATTCCCCACCGGGTACGTGGCGCCGGCGCCTTGCTCGACCAGCCCGAGGTCAAAGAAGCGATGAACACGCTGCGCTCCGCGCCTTCGGTCGACGACTTCGTGGCCGACCTCGAGCGGACCGTGGCCACCGGCGCGGATGACGACGGCACCAACCTCACCGAGGAACGACTGGCCAACCTGGCCGAGCTGGTACGCCTCGGCCGGGAGTTCCTCGCCCTCGAGCCAACCGGCACACCGGCCGGGTTCACCGCCTGGTTGCGCAGCACCTTGCGCGACACCGACATCTCGTCCGACGCGGTCGAGATAGTCACCTTCCACGCGGCCAAGGGGCTCGAATGGCCGATCGTGCACATTGCCGGGCTCGAGAAGGGTTACGTGCCGATCCACCATGCCGAAGACGACCCGGAGAGCGTCGAAGAGGAGCGCCGGCTGCTCTACGTGGCACTCACACGGGCGCGCGACGAGCTGCTGTGCAACCACGCGGCACGCCGGGCGTTCGGCAGCCGCTCACTGCGGCGCTCGCCCTCGCCCTGGCTCGACGACATGCGGCGCGGGCTCGGCGAAGCTCCCCGGAGGGAACCGGGCCGACCGTCGCGCCGCAACAAGGCCACCAAGGCGGCCCTTCGCGAGCGCGCCGTTCCGCGCGACGAGGACAGGCCACTGTTCGAGTCCCTGCGCGCCTGGCGCAAGTCTCAGGCCAGCGCCGCCGGGGTGCCTGCGTTCGTCGTATTCAACGATGAGACCCTTCGTGCCGTGGCGGCCAAACGGCCCTCCAGCAACGCGGAGTTGCTCGATCTGCCGGGCATAGGGGCGGTCAAGGTCGAGCGGTTCGGCCCCGACCTGTTGCGCCTCGTCGCGGAGTCGCAGACCGCGGGGGCCGGCTGA
- a CDS encoding metallopeptidase family protein has product MAGPIVGPVQHVPMDRFEQLVISALDELPDSLAARIDNVAVVIDEHHPTEDLLGLYEGVPLTERDDYGMMELPDTITLYRDPISQISADEAEVVEQVRITVVHEVAHHFGIDDDALDELGWA; this is encoded by the coding sequence ATGGCCGGCCCTATCGTGGGCCCGGTGCAGCACGTGCCGATGGACCGTTTCGAGCAACTCGTGATCTCGGCGCTGGATGAACTGCCGGACTCTCTGGCTGCCCGGATCGACAACGTGGCCGTGGTCATCGACGAGCATCACCCGACCGAGGACCTGCTCGGGTTGTACGAGGGGGTGCCCCTGACCGAGCGGGACGACTACGGAATGATGGAGCTGCCCGACACGATCACGCTCTACCGCGATCCGATCTCGCAGATCTCCGCCGACGAGGCCGAGGTGGTGGAGCAGGTGCGGATCACGGTCGTGCACGAGGTTGCACACCATTTCGGCATCGACGACGACGCCCTCGACGAGCTCGGCTGGGCGTAG
- a CDS encoding PH domain-containing protein — protein sequence MGINESHLHRDEKIVLDLHPHFIMLAKAVLAVVVSTVLGIFLLTRNVDNDALSTVLKIAGGLLILASLGYFAQRWIAWYSTNFVVTTDRCIYRSGIIAKRGIEIPLERINTIFFEQGFLDRLVSAGSLVIESAGEMGRQTFEDVRDPVYVQNVLYQEMEDNENRKFDRINTTAPASTADELSKLVSLHEQGHLTDSEFEAQKARLLGGEQA from the coding sequence GTGGGAATCAACGAGAGCCATCTGCACCGCGACGAGAAGATCGTCCTCGACCTGCACCCGCACTTCATCATGCTGGCCAAGGCCGTCCTGGCGGTCGTCGTGTCAACCGTGTTGGGCATCTTCCTGCTGACGCGCAACGTCGACAACGACGCACTCAGCACCGTACTGAAGATCGCGGGCGGCCTGTTGATCCTCGCCAGCCTCGGCTACTTCGCCCAGCGTTGGATCGCCTGGTACTCGACCAACTTCGTAGTCACCACCGACCGCTGCATCTACCGCTCGGGTATCATCGCCAAGCGGGGTATCGAGATCCCCCTGGAACGCATCAACACGATCTTCTTCGAACAGGGCTTCCTCGACCGACTCGTCTCGGCCGGCAGCCTTGTAATCGAGTCCGCCGGCGAGATGGGCCGCCAGACCTTCGAGGACGTCCGCGATCCCGTGTACGTGCAGAACGTCCTCTACCAGGAGATGGAGGACAACGAGAATCGCAAGTTCGACCGGATCAACACCACAGCCCCGGCCTCGACTGCGGACGAGCTGTCCAAGCTCGTGTCGCTGCACGAGCAAGGCCACCTGACCGATTCGGAGTTCGAGGCCCAGAAGGCCCGGCTGCTGGGCGGCGAGCAGGCCTGA
- a CDS encoding galactokinase — protein sequence MIQHQQSQAADGSGDGPARVRARASGRVNLIGDHTDYMGGLVLPMAIDLATTVEATVGGDRLILDSTAEDDRADIALPVTEVATPSGWGRYPAAVAAELGATVGLTGTVDSTVPYGAGLSSSAALEVATALALMAAETLRSGLPSPFSDPVELALLCQRAEHRAVGLPSGIMDQLSICAGRAGFATLIDCATLELNHVAVPEEASIWVLHSGQSRQLETSGYAQRRADAEAATAVVGPLPVADIQSIERLDDPVGKRRARHVRTECDRVRRFADALAAGDLARAGVEMIASHESLRDDYEVSTAQLDALVGQLVATPGVHGARLTGAGFGGCVVALADRDVRLEGWSVRPSDGTEVTVVGEAGTHPG from the coding sequence GTGATCCAGCACCAACAAAGCCAGGCCGCCGACGGTTCAGGCGATGGACCGGCGCGTGTTCGTGCCCGGGCGTCGGGGCGCGTCAACCTGATCGGCGACCACACCGACTACATGGGCGGCCTCGTACTGCCCATGGCCATCGACCTGGCGACCACCGTCGAGGCCACCGTCGGGGGTGACAGGCTGATCCTCGATTCCACAGCGGAGGACGACCGGGCCGACATCGCCCTGCCCGTCACAGAAGTTGCCACCCCGAGCGGATGGGGCCGCTACCCCGCCGCCGTGGCAGCCGAGCTGGGAGCAACCGTGGGGCTGACGGGCACCGTGGACTCCACGGTGCCCTATGGCGCCGGCTTGTCCTCCAGCGCAGCGCTGGAGGTGGCAACGGCGCTCGCGTTGATGGCCGCCGAGACGCTCCGATCCGGACTGCCTTCACCCTTTTCCGACCCGGTCGAGCTGGCACTGCTCTGCCAGCGCGCCGAGCACCGCGCCGTCGGCCTTCCGAGCGGAATCATGGACCAGCTCTCGATCTGTGCGGGTCGAGCCGGCTTCGCGACGCTCATCGACTGCGCCACCCTCGAGCTGAACCACGTTGCGGTGCCCGAGGAAGCCTCCATCTGGGTGCTGCACTCGGGTCAGAGCCGTCAGTTGGAGACGAGCGGCTACGCGCAACGCCGCGCCGATGCCGAAGCGGCGACCGCCGTCGTCGGCCCACTCCCCGTGGCCGACATCCAGTCCATCGAACGCCTCGATGACCCGGTGGGGAAGCGCCGGGCGCGCCACGTTCGAACAGAGTGCGACCGGGTGCGGCGCTTCGCTGATGCGTTGGCTGCGGGCGACCTCGCACGCGCCGGCGTCGAGATGATCGCCAGCCATGAGTCACTTCGGGACGACTACGAGGTGTCCACCGCGCAGCTCGACGCCCTCGTCGGACAACTCGTGGCGACCCCCGGAGTGCACGGGGCCCGCTTGACGGGTGCCGGGTTCGGAGGATGCGTGGTCGCCCTCGCGGACCGCGACGTGCGCCTGGAGGGCTGGAGCGTCAGACCCAGCGACGGAACCGAGGTCACCGTTGTCGGTGAGGCGGGAACGCATCCTGGCTGA
- a CDS encoding LLM class flavin-dependent oxidoreductase: MAVAFGVHTGPASTSVAELESLWARIEELPFEWISIWDHFHAADGRSTSCFEAVAVHMALAMRTTRVRCGSLVYCAAFRHPSILANAVAAIDQFSGGRCEVGLGAGWDEPEFAANGIQFRSAGERLDHLDEYARVLKLLLGGRPVDFGGRWFHLDSAICDPPPVQSPLPLWIGGGGEKRTLRIVAAHADGWNVPFISPEQYAHKNEVLDTHCADLGRDPSSVRRSVNVGVAPDRESLERQFGEIADFVSPGVLMGSTAEMVEGIGRFVDAGAQQINVALRAPYEVAALESIAEAIEQVG; this comes from the coding sequence ATGGCCGTCGCATTCGGAGTTCACACGGGGCCCGCCAGCACATCGGTCGCCGAACTCGAGTCCCTGTGGGCCCGCATCGAGGAACTGCCCTTCGAGTGGATTTCGATCTGGGACCACTTCCATGCGGCCGACGGTCGCAGCACCAGCTGCTTCGAAGCGGTGGCGGTACACATGGCCCTGGCCATGCGAACCACGCGCGTGCGCTGCGGCTCACTCGTGTACTGCGCCGCCTTCCGGCACCCCTCGATCCTGGCCAACGCCGTGGCGGCCATCGACCAGTTCTCCGGCGGCAGGTGCGAGGTCGGGCTCGGCGCAGGATGGGACGAGCCGGAGTTCGCCGCCAACGGGATCCAATTTCGCAGCGCGGGCGAGCGGCTCGACCACCTCGACGAGTACGCCCGGGTGCTCAAGCTGCTGCTCGGCGGACGACCGGTCGATTTCGGGGGCCGCTGGTTCCACCTGGACTCAGCGATCTGTGACCCTCCCCCGGTGCAGTCGCCGTTGCCCCTGTGGATCGGTGGCGGCGGCGAGAAGCGCACACTGCGGATCGTCGCGGCGCACGCCGACGGCTGGAACGTGCCGTTCATTTCCCCCGAGCAGTACGCCCACAAGAACGAGGTGCTCGACACACACTGCGCGGACCTGGGGCGCGACCCGTCGTCGGTGCGGCGCTCGGTCAACGTGGGCGTGGCACCTGACCGCGAGTCGCTGGAGCGACAGTTCGGCGAAATCGCCGACTTCGTGTCGCCCGGTGTGCTCATGGGCTCCACTGCGGAGATGGTCGAGGGCATCGGCAGGTTCGTCGACGCAGGCGCCCAGCAGATCAACGTGGCGTTGCGCGCCCCCTATGAGGTCGCGGCGCTCGAGTCGATAGCCGAGGCCATCGAGCAGGTCGGCTGA
- a CDS encoding Gfo/Idh/MocA family oxidoreductase, which yields MTERPTALGFLGCGFIARYHAMQLAVAGHDCSAVACHDPDGERAARFAREVASQMPALGSPEVCGSVEEVLDASDAVFVCTWTAAHRELVVAAADRGLPVFCEKPLGTSLADAEAVALALESTPAHAVGLVLRSSPAMLAVQELVRDPAAGAVMNVVFRDDQYLPVDGLYESRWRVDATLAGSGALLEHSIHDADLLEFLVGPIDAVGAHVGHFHGIDGIEDNVTAMGRYQSGATFSLASVWHDIDARSSLRRIEVFCANRLVTLEGDVFGPVLMQSDDETLHLEGDEIVDWLDHRDVPTESTETAFLHAVGQHLEGRKPARLRPDAADALRAHQVVDAMYRSAAAGGAPVDVPAGGTATGEGG from the coding sequence ATGACCGAGCGTCCAACCGCCCTGGGATTCCTGGGTTGTGGGTTCATCGCCCGATACCACGCGATGCAGTTGGCCGTGGCAGGGCATGACTGCTCGGCGGTCGCCTGCCACGACCCCGATGGTGAACGGGCGGCCCGGTTCGCACGCGAGGTCGCCTCGCAGATGCCCGCGCTTGGTTCCCCGGAGGTCTGCGGTTCGGTCGAAGAGGTGCTCGATGCCAGCGATGCCGTGTTCGTCTGCACCTGGACCGCCGCACACCGCGAGCTGGTCGTTGCCGCGGCCGATCGCGGGCTGCCTGTGTTCTGCGAGAAGCCTCTCGGCACTTCGCTGGCAGATGCTGAGGCGGTTGCCTTGGCGCTGGAATCGACTCCGGCTCATGCCGTTGGACTCGTCCTGCGAAGCAGCCCCGCGATGCTCGCAGTGCAGGAGTTGGTGCGCGATCCGGCCGCAGGTGCGGTGATGAACGTGGTGTTCCGCGATGACCAGTACCTGCCGGTGGACGGGCTCTACGAGTCGAGGTGGCGCGTCGACGCGACTCTCGCAGGGTCGGGGGCACTGCTCGAGCACTCGATCCACGACGCCGACCTGCTCGAGTTCCTGGTCGGGCCGATCGACGCGGTCGGTGCGCATGTCGGTCATTTCCACGGGATCGACGGGATCGAGGACAACGTCACAGCCATGGGGCGCTACCAGAGCGGCGCCACCTTCTCGCTCGCTTCGGTCTGGCACGACATCGACGCCCGTTCGAGCCTGCGCCGCATCGAAGTGTTCTGCGCGAACCGCCTGGTGACCCTCGAAGGCGACGTGTTCGGTCCCGTGCTGATGCAGTCCGACGATGAGACGCTGCACCTCGAGGGCGACGAAATCGTCGACTGGCTGGATCACCGCGATGTCCCGACCGAGTCGACCGAAACGGCATTTCTGCACGCGGTTGGCCAACACCTGGAGGGGCGGAAACCCGCCCGCTTGCGGCCCGACGCGGCGGATGCCCTGAGGGCGCATCAGGTGGTCGATGCCATGTACCGCTCGGCCGCGGCCGGTGGTGCGCCGGTGGATGTGCCGGCGGGTGGCACGGCGACGGGAGAGGGAGGTTGA
- a CDS encoding N-acetylglucosamine-6-phosphate deacetylase, which translates to MSRSQRLGVAAALVDGAMVPGDVSIADGVVEQVGHPPGDGARGVAVPGFVDWQVNGFGGVHFTGADAGAMGEAASALARAGIVFAAPTFLSTDLAGYRRSLAELGGILAADPTCGLTAAHLEGPFLSRAFAGAHDPSTFVAADPGLMRSLLDAGPVAMVTLAPELDGSADVIAALVERGVTVSIGHSDADAAAARFAQRCGATAITHCWNGHRRFAPRDPGPAGWALDTPGVTVGLVADGVHVAPEVVALTFAVAPRRVAVTTDAIAPAGTDLEHWNGGGFHVEVAEGAARLADGTLAGSVATPTRMLRELERAGVDFADAVHAMSAPQAQALGLGQWAVRPGDPAHVTVLADDHEVLATWRNGVRL; encoded by the coding sequence TTGAGCAGATCACAGCGCCTCGGTGTGGCCGCGGCACTCGTGGACGGCGCGATGGTCCCCGGTGACGTTTCGATCGCCGACGGCGTGGTCGAGCAGGTCGGTCACCCGCCAGGAGACGGCGCGCGTGGAGTGGCGGTCCCCGGATTCGTGGACTGGCAGGTCAATGGCTTCGGCGGTGTCCATTTCACCGGTGCCGACGCAGGCGCCATGGGCGAGGCGGCATCCGCTCTGGCGCGCGCAGGGATCGTGTTCGCAGCACCCACGTTCCTGTCCACCGATCTGGCCGGGTACCGCCGGTCCCTCGCCGAGCTGGGGGGCATTCTGGCCGCGGACCCGACGTGTGGGCTCACGGCCGCCCACCTCGAGGGGCCGTTCCTGTCCAGGGCGTTTGCCGGAGCGCACGATCCCTCGACCTTCGTCGCTGCGGACCCGGGCCTCATGCGGTCGCTGCTGGATGCGGGCCCCGTCGCGATGGTGACTCTTGCGCCCGAGCTGGACGGGTCAGCCGATGTGATCGCCGCGCTGGTCGAGCGCGGCGTGACGGTCAGCATCGGTCACAGCGATGCGGACGCAGCCGCAGCCCGGTTCGCACAACGGTGCGGGGCAACGGCCATCACACACTGCTGGAACGGGCACCGCCGGTTCGCGCCCCGCGACCCTGGTCCCGCCGGCTGGGCGCTCGACACCCCCGGTGTGACCGTGGGCCTCGTCGCCGACGGCGTACACGTGGCGCCGGAGGTGGTTGCTCTCACGTTCGCCGTCGCCCCGCGCCGCGTGGCGGTGACCACCGATGCAATCGCGCCAGCCGGTACCGACCTCGAACACTGGAACGGCGGGGGCTTCCATGTCGAGGTCGCCGAGGGCGCCGCCAGGCTGGCCGATGGCACCCTGGCCGGGTCGGTCGCGACACCGACGAGGATGCTCCGCGAGCTCGAGCGGGCCGGGGTGGACTTCGCGGATGCGGTGCACGCGATGTCGGCGCCACAGGCACAGGCGCTCGGCCTCGGACAGTGGGCCGTGAGGCCGGGAGACCCCGCACACGTGACCGTGTTGGCCGACGACCACGAGGTGTTGGCCACCTGGCGCAACGGCGTGAGGCTCTAG
- a CDS encoding alpha/beta hydrolase — translation MPMMQANGIDIWFEQFGDPDDPAMLLVSGLGAQAIGYEPEYCKGIAELGLNVIRYDNRDVGLSTHVDHEVGDVMEAFASAVAGGEVDAPYTLSDMAADGMALLSGLGIESAHIAGSSMGGMIVQTMAIEHPERVRSLTSVMSTTGEVEYGLPEPECLAGLASIMAPSETREERIESGVRLQKLIGTPTEWDEDRTRQKSAEQVDRAYDPDGTARQMLSILASGHRAEGLTKLEVPTMVLHGDCDPLVNVSGGERTAELVPGSEFRLMDGMGHDLPPAYWSHAIEAIRSVTSRA, via the coding sequence ATGCCGATGATGCAGGCCAACGGAATCGACATCTGGTTCGAGCAGTTCGGGGACCCCGACGACCCGGCGATGCTGCTGGTCAGCGGACTGGGGGCACAGGCGATCGGGTACGAGCCCGAGTACTGCAAAGGCATAGCCGAGCTCGGCCTGAACGTGATCCGCTACGACAACCGTGATGTGGGGCTGTCCACTCATGTCGATCACGAAGTCGGCGACGTCATGGAGGCCTTTGCATCCGCCGTCGCAGGCGGCGAGGTCGATGCTCCCTACACGCTCAGCGACATGGCCGCCGACGGCATGGCCCTGCTCTCGGGCCTTGGCATCGAGAGCGCTCACATCGCGGGTTCGTCCATGGGCGGGATGATCGTGCAGACGATGGCGATCGAGCACCCCGAGCGGGTGAGATCGCTCACCTCGGTGATGTCCACCACCGGGGAGGTCGAGTACGGCCTGCCCGAACCCGAATGCCTTGCCGGACTCGCGTCGATCATGGCCCCGTCGGAGACCCGTGAGGAGCGAATCGAGTCGGGTGTGAGGCTCCAGAAGCTGATCGGCACACCAACGGAGTGGGACGAGGACCGCACGAGGCAGAAGTCGGCCGAACAGGTGGACCGTGCGTATGACCCCGATGGCACGGCTCGACAGATGCTGTCGATCCTGGCTTCGGGGCACCGCGCCGAGGGCCTGACGAAGCTGGAGGTGCCCACGATGGTGCTGCACGGCGACTGCGATCCGCTGGTCAACGTCTCCGGGGGCGAGCGCACCGCCGAGCTGGTGCCGGGCTCGGAGTTCCGTCTCATGGACGGCATGGGCCACGACCTTCCGCCGGCCTACTGGTCACACGCAATCGAGGCGATCAGGTCGGTGACCTCCCGGGCCTGA